One Novosphingobium sp. G106 DNA segment encodes these proteins:
- a CDS encoding alpha/beta fold hydrolase, whose translation MIKTLISAASLAAATLAVPAQAETPAGAKNVVLVHGGFVDGSGWRGVYDRLRKDGYNVTIVQNPTISLADDVAVTKRAIAQQDGPVILVGHSYGGVVVSEAGTDPKVKAVVYIAAFAPDKGESVSSLIANPPLGAPVPPILPPVDGFLALDKGKFAASFAADVDPATARFMADSQVPWGLEALNGAVTVPAWRSKPSYYLVASNDHMIPPPAQRQMAARAKAKVVEAAGSHAIYVSKPDAVADLIERAATEK comes from the coding sequence ATGATCAAGACCCTGATTTCCGCCGCCAGCCTCGCAGCTGCCACGCTTGCAGTGCCCGCCCAGGCCGAGACCCCCGCCGGTGCCAAGAACGTCGTGCTCGTTCACGGCGGCTTCGTCGATGGCAGCGGCTGGCGCGGCGTCTACGACCGCCTCCGCAAGGACGGCTACAACGTCACCATCGTCCAGAACCCGACGATTTCGCTTGCCGACGACGTCGCCGTGACCAAGCGCGCCATCGCCCAGCAGGACGGCCCGGTGATCCTCGTCGGCCATTCCTACGGCGGCGTGGTGGTCAGCGAAGCGGGCACCGATCCCAAGGTCAAGGCGGTGGTCTACATCGCCGCCTTCGCCCCCGACAAAGGCGAATCCGTTTCCAGCCTGATCGCCAATCCGCCTCTGGGCGCGCCCGTTCCGCCGATCCTGCCGCCCGTCGACGGTTTCCTGGCGCTCGACAAGGGCAAGTTCGCCGCGTCCTTCGCCGCCGACGTCGATCCCGCCACCGCCCGCTTCATGGCGGACTCGCAGGTGCCCTGGGGCCTCGAAGCGCTGAACGGCGCGGTGACCGTTCCGGCCTGGCGCAGCAAGCCGAGCTACTACCTCGTTGCTTCGAACGATCACATGATCCCGCCGCCGGCGCAGCGGCAGATGGCGGCGCGCGCCAAGGCGAAGGTCGTCGAAGCGGCGGGCAGCCACGCGATCTACGT
- a CDS encoding MarR family winged helix-turn-helix transcriptional regulator: protein MTKPVSSAPPLDAQLCFSIYSAGLAINRLYKPMLDALGVTYTQYLALSALWESDAMTISAIAARLSLEPSTITPAVKRLESAGFVTRKRNPADERQVEVYLTAKGRALQPETDCLTETLLRSSGLDIPEIIALNTQVRQLCDRVREASESA from the coding sequence ATGACCAAGCCCGTCAGTTCTGCCCCGCCGCTCGATGCTCAGCTCTGTTTCTCCATCTATTCCGCGGGTTTGGCGATCAATCGCCTCTACAAGCCGATGCTCGATGCGCTGGGCGTCACCTATACCCAGTACCTCGCGCTCAGCGCTCTCTGGGAAAGCGACGCAATGACGATCTCGGCGATCGCCGCGCGTCTGTCGCTCGAACCGAGCACGATCACGCCTGCGGTCAAGCGACTCGAGTCGGCCGGTTTCGTCACGCGCAAGCGCAATCCGGCCGACGAACGCCAGGTCGAGGTGTATCTGACCGCCAAGGGCCGCGCGCTGCAGCCCGAAACCGATTGCCTGACCGAGACGCTGCTGCGCAGTTCGGGCCTCGACATACCCGAGATCATCGCGCTCAACACGCAGGTGCGCCAGCTCTGCGACCGCGTGCGCGAAGCGTCGGAAAGCGCATAA
- the ald gene encoding alanine dehydrogenase, with protein MRVGTVREIKDHEYRVGLTPESARELVSHGHEVWVESGAGLGIGATDRDYEEAGAEIKAGATEVFVGCKLIVKVKEPQPAERKMLREGQVLFTYLHLAPDPDQAADLVKSGVTAIAYETVTGAGNSLPLLKPMSQVAGRMSVQAGATALEKEHGGRGVLLGGVPGVLPAKVAVIGGGVVGFNAAQVAVGMGADVTILDRDPEVLERLGIHFESRAKTRFSNRANIAACVAEADLVIGAVLVPGAAAPKLVTRDMLPTMKLGAVLVDVAIDQGGCFETSHPTTHSHPTFVVDGVVHYCVANMPGAVARTSTYALNNVTLPHVLAIAEKGWKGALQANPHLAAGLNVHAGKVTYEAVARELGYETTPLAEALR; from the coding sequence ATGCGTGTCGGCACCGTCCGCGAGATCAAGGATCACGAGTACCGGGTCGGCCTGACGCCAGAGAGCGCGCGCGAGCTGGTGTCGCACGGCCATGAGGTCTGGGTGGAAAGCGGCGCCGGGCTCGGCATCGGCGCCACCGACCGCGACTACGAGGAGGCCGGCGCGGAGATCAAGGCGGGAGCAACCGAGGTTTTCGTCGGTTGCAAACTGATCGTGAAGGTCAAGGAACCGCAGCCCGCCGAGCGCAAGATGCTGCGCGAAGGCCAGGTGCTGTTCACCTATCTCCATCTCGCCCCTGATCCCGACCAGGCCGCAGACCTCGTGAAATCGGGCGTCACCGCCATCGCCTACGAAACCGTGACCGGTGCGGGCAATTCGCTGCCGCTGCTCAAGCCGATGAGCCAGGTCGCCGGGCGCATGTCGGTCCAGGCCGGGGCAACCGCGCTCGAGAAGGAGCACGGCGGTCGCGGGGTGCTGCTCGGCGGGGTTCCGGGCGTGCTGCCGGCGAAAGTCGCGGTGATCGGCGGCGGCGTGGTCGGCTTCAACGCGGCGCAGGTCGCGGTCGGCATGGGCGCCGACGTGACGATCCTCGACCGCGATCCTGAAGTGCTGGAAAGGTTAGGCATCCATTTCGAAAGCCGGGCCAAGACGCGCTTCTCCAACCGCGCCAACATTGCCGCCTGCGTCGCCGAGGCGGACCTCGTCATCGGCGCGGTGCTGGTGCCCGGCGCCGCGGCGCCCAAGCTCGTCACCCGCGACATGCTGCCGACGATGAAGCTGGGCGCGGTGCTCGTCGACGTCGCGATCGACCAGGGCGGCTGCTTCGAGACCAGCCATCCCACCACGCACAGCCACCCGACTTTCGTCGTTGACGGCGTGGTCCACTACTGCGTCGCCAACATGCCCGGCGCAGTGGCGCGGACCAGCACCTATGCGCTCAACAACGTCACCCTGCCGCACGTGCTCGCGATCGCCGAGAAGGGCTGGAAAGGCGCACTCCAGGCCAACCCACACCTCGCCGCCGGGCTCAATGTCCACGCCGGCAAGGTGACCTACGAAGCGGTGGCGCGCGAGCTCGGCTACGAGACCACCCCGCTCGCCGAAGCCTTGCGATAA
- a CDS encoding GGDEF domain-containing protein encodes MAAASLFSADLVEPGKLDPIHRRLLRCVGLWVAPWTAFYLFADGPFRPYAAPLYLASFLPLIVLFVWAMTVAKRRGSRAVNYQIAAWLPVMTTAAIRIVSALGATDAPIEMLVAQHYAMGMEVLITSMGVFDRLLAIRRQRDLAMADLRIFEDRSERDPLTGLLNRRAVERRFETLRADGYHTMAVIDLDKFKSVNDTYGHVTGDTVLRVAAQALESDADTLAIRMGGEEFMLLLRGKDAAGRAERRRQAIAVRISAQVPGLDRVVTASMGMVEQPQNGDLRADFATLYGHCDRLLYEAKHAGRNRTMRERMQSFAAGKKAHAA; translated from the coding sequence ATGGCCGCCGCCTCGCTGTTCTCGGCCGACCTCGTCGAGCCGGGCAAGCTCGATCCGATCCACCGCCGGCTGCTGCGCTGCGTCGGGCTCTGGGTCGCGCCGTGGACCGCGTTCTACCTCTTTGCCGACGGGCCTTTCCGGCCCTACGCCGCGCCGCTCTATCTCGCCTCGTTCCTGCCGCTGATCGTGCTGTTCGTATGGGCGATGACCGTGGCGAAGCGCCGCGGCAGCCGTGCGGTCAATTACCAGATCGCGGCCTGGCTGCCGGTGATGACCACGGCCGCGATCCGCATCGTATCGGCGCTCGGTGCCACCGACGCGCCGATCGAGATGCTGGTCGCGCAGCACTATGCGATGGGCATGGAAGTGCTGATCACCTCGATGGGCGTGTTCGACCGGCTGCTCGCGATCCGCCGCCAGCGCGACCTCGCCATGGCCGACCTGCGCATCTTCGAGGACCGCTCCGAGCGCGATCCGCTGACCGGGCTGCTCAACCGCCGCGCGGTCGAGCGGCGCTTCGAGACGCTCCGCGCCGACGGCTATCACACCATGGCGGTGATCGACCTCGACAAGTTCAAGTCGGTCAACGACACCTATGGCCACGTCACCGGCGACACCGTGCTGCGTGTCGCCGCCCAGGCGCTCGAGTCCGACGCCGACACCTTGGCGATCCGCATGGGCGGCGAGGAATTCATGCTGCTGCTACGCGGCAAGGACGCTGCGGGCCGCGCCGAGCGCCGGCGCCAGGCGATCGCGGTGCGGATCTCCGCCCAAGTGCCCGGGCTCGACCGCGTCGTCACCGCCTCGATGGGAATGGTCGAGCAGCCGCAGAACGGCGACCTCCGCGCCGACTTCGCCACGCTCTACGGCCACTGCGACCGCCTGCTCTACGAAGCCAAGCATGCCGGCCGCAACCGCACGATGCGCGAGAGGATGCAGAGCTTCGCCGCCGGCAAGAAGGCCCACGCCGCCTGA
- a CDS encoding thioesterase family protein: MSNRYTLTFTAEPQHIDVMGHVNNAVWVQWMEALATAHWEAVAPAAHQAAYAWVVSRHEIDYRGNILEGESVTAETFIPDEPSGARFDRCVEFRNSAGKVIVAARTTWVMIDRNSGRIMRVPAEVTATFMV; the protein is encoded by the coding sequence GTGAGCAATCGCTACACCCTGACCTTCACTGCCGAACCGCAGCACATCGACGTGATGGGCCACGTCAACAACGCGGTCTGGGTGCAGTGGATGGAAGCGCTGGCCACGGCGCACTGGGAGGCGGTCGCCCCGGCCGCGCACCAGGCCGCCTATGCCTGGGTCGTGTCGCGGCACGAGATCGACTATCGCGGCAATATACTGGAGGGCGAGAGCGTCACCGCCGAGACCTTCATTCCCGACGAACCGAGCGGCGCGCGGTTCGACCGCTGCGTCGAATTCCGCAATTCCGCAGGCAAGGTCATCGTGGCAGCGCGGACCACCTGGGTGATGATCGACCGCAACAGCGGCCGCATCATGCGCGTGCCGGCCGAGGTGACCGCGACTTTCATGGTCTGA